One genomic region from Streptomyces sp. NBC_01304 encodes:
- a CDS encoding chitinase — protein sequence MTARTLRLLGAALALAGATQLPAAAADAPQAPRASQAAQAEVCATKPKPTGKVLQGYWENWDGAANGVHPPFGWTPITDPQIRAHGYNVINAAFPVIRSDGTALWEDGMDATVKVATPAEMCQAKADGATILMSIGGAAAGIDLSNSTVADRFVDTIVPILQKYNFDGIDIDIETGLVGSGTITQLSPSQANLIRIIDGIFARMPAGFGLTMAPETAYVTGGSVTYGSIWGAYLPIVKKYADNGRLWWLNMQYYNGSMYGCSGDSYEAGTVTGFTAQTDCLNKGLVIQGTTIKVPYDKQVPGLPAQPGAGGGHMSTGLVAQAWNHYGGGLKGLMTWSINWDGSKGWTFGDNVKGLQGR from the coding sequence ATGACCGCTCGGACGCTACGTCTCCTCGGCGCCGCCCTGGCCCTGGCCGGAGCCACCCAGCTCCCCGCCGCGGCGGCCGACGCGCCACAGGCTCCGCGGGCCTCGCAGGCCGCGCAGGCCGAGGTCTGCGCGACGAAGCCGAAGCCCACCGGCAAGGTGCTGCAGGGCTACTGGGAGAACTGGGACGGCGCCGCCAACGGCGTGCACCCGCCCTTCGGCTGGACCCCGATCACCGACCCGCAGATCCGTGCGCACGGCTACAACGTCATCAACGCCGCGTTCCCCGTCATCCGCTCCGACGGCACCGCGCTGTGGGAGGACGGCATGGACGCGACCGTGAAGGTCGCGACCCCCGCCGAGATGTGCCAGGCCAAGGCGGACGGCGCCACCATCCTCATGTCCATCGGCGGCGCCGCGGCCGGCATCGACCTGAGCAACAGCACGGTCGCCGACCGCTTCGTCGACACGATCGTGCCGATCCTGCAGAAGTACAACTTCGACGGCATAGACATCGACATCGAGACGGGCCTCGTCGGCAGCGGCACCATCACCCAACTCTCCCCTTCCCAGGCCAACTTGATCCGCATCATCGACGGCATCTTCGCCCGGATGCCCGCCGGCTTCGGCCTGACGATGGCCCCCGAGACCGCGTACGTCACCGGCGGCAGCGTCACCTACGGCTCGATCTGGGGCGCGTACCTGCCGATCGTGAAGAAGTACGCCGACAACGGCCGCCTGTGGTGGCTGAACATGCAGTACTACAACGGCAGCATGTACGGCTGCTCCGGCGACTCCTACGAAGCGGGCACGGTCACCGGCTTCACCGCCCAGACGGACTGCCTCAACAAGGGCCTCGTCATCCAGGGCACCACGATCAAGGTCCCCTACGACAAGCAGGTCCCGGGCCTGCCCGCCCAGCCCGGAGCGGGCGGCGGCCACATGTCGACGGGCCTCGTCGCGCAGGCGTGGAACCACTACGGCGGTGGGCTCAAGGGGCTGATGACCTGGTCGATCAACTGGGACGGCTCTAAGGGGTGGACGTTCGGGGACAATGTCAAGGGGCTTCAGGGTCGCTGA
- a CDS encoding aldo/keto reductase — MRYRALGGTGIEVSTYCLGTMMFGAVGNPDHEDSVRIIHSALDAGINFVDTADMYSAGESEDIVGKALKGRRDDVVLATKVHFQMGEGRNRSGNSRRWIVKEVENSLRRLQTDWIDLYQVHRPDHRTDIEETLGVLGDLVREGKIRAFGHSTFPAEDIVEAQHVAERRGLQRFRTEQPPYSILARGIESSVLPTAQRFGMGVLTWSPLASGFLSGKVRQGRAVDMNSGRAKLTPGRFDPELPQNQAKFAAVEELARLAEDIGCTLPELALAFPAAHPAVTSVIIGPRTQEQLDSALKGASLVLDDAALDRIDAIVPPGTNLYHPDGAWQHPALTDVAARRRVTGERAAA; from the coding sequence ATGCGCTACCGCGCCCTCGGCGGCACCGGCATTGAGGTCAGCACGTACTGCCTCGGCACCATGATGTTCGGCGCGGTCGGAAACCCCGACCACGAGGACTCCGTGCGCATCATCCACTCCGCCCTCGACGCGGGCATCAACTTCGTGGACACCGCGGACATGTACTCCGCGGGCGAGTCCGAGGACATCGTCGGCAAGGCCCTCAAGGGCCGCCGCGACGATGTCGTACTCGCCACGAAGGTGCACTTCCAGATGGGCGAGGGCCGCAACCGCAGCGGCAACTCGCGGCGCTGGATCGTCAAGGAGGTCGAGAACAGCCTGCGGCGGCTGCAGACGGACTGGATCGACCTCTACCAGGTGCACCGGCCCGACCACCGCACCGACATCGAGGAGACCCTCGGGGTGCTCGGCGACCTCGTGCGGGAGGGGAAGATCCGCGCTTTCGGGCACTCCACGTTCCCGGCCGAGGACATCGTCGAGGCCCAGCACGTCGCCGAGCGGCGCGGGCTGCAGCGCTTCCGCACCGAGCAGCCGCCGTACTCGATCCTCGCCCGCGGCATCGAGTCGTCGGTCCTGCCCACCGCACAGCGCTTCGGCATGGGCGTGCTGACCTGGTCGCCGCTCGCCTCCGGCTTCCTGAGCGGCAAGGTCCGCCAGGGGCGTGCCGTCGACATGAACAGCGGCCGCGCCAAGCTGACGCCCGGGCGCTTCGACCCTGAACTGCCGCAGAACCAGGCCAAGTTCGCCGCAGTGGAGGAACTGGCCCGCCTTGCCGAAGACATCGGCTGCACGCTGCCCGAGCTGGCCCTCGCCTTCCCGGCCGCGCACCCGGCGGTCACCTCGGTGATCATCGGGCCGCGTACGCAGGAGCAGCTGGACAGCGCCCTCAAGGGAGCCTCGCTCGTCCTGGACGATGCCGCCCTCGACCGGATCGACGCGATCGTGCCGCCCGGCACCAACCTGTACCACCCGGACGGGGCTTGGCAGCACCCGGCGCTCACGGATGTCGCGGCGCGGCGACGGGTGACGGGCGAGCGGGCTGCGGCTTAG
- a CDS encoding SMP-30/gluconolactonase/LRE family protein, with amino-acid sequence MTPTPVRAPKPNRLPSRLAAGLLSALLVGASQIPAAASAPQPAPATAPAPCPQQARLQVFHEGGVPLLDWRENLEFDGHGTLWVSHITQNRVEGYAPDGSLRTSVEVPGPGGIRRGPDGLMYVNYGVSPTSSDAGIMRFDPRAAEPQPAKVVGGLSGINGLAIDDAGNFYLGREFAKGVLKLRPDGSKDEAWTAAADVFGTNGVEVVGDQLYASVITDFASPVVRIPLADPAAHTTVADLSPNPLAIKLLDDLTYADDRIVVTSFRDGELIRVDPDTGRSCVLARGLRLPSSVRVARGFGEHSTQHAPFVTEASGRIVKVTPR; translated from the coding sequence ATGACCCCGACCCCTGTGCGAGCACCGAAGCCGAACCGCCTCCCGTCCCGCCTCGCGGCAGGCCTGCTGTCCGCGTTGCTGGTCGGCGCGTCCCAGATACCCGCCGCCGCGTCCGCACCGCAGCCCGCCCCGGCGACGGCCCCGGCGCCCTGCCCGCAACAGGCCCGCCTCCAGGTCTTCCACGAAGGCGGCGTCCCCCTGCTCGACTGGCGGGAGAACCTCGAGTTCGACGGGCACGGCACCCTCTGGGTCAGCCACATCACCCAGAACCGCGTGGAGGGATACGCCCCCGACGGAAGCCTGCGGACCAGCGTCGAGGTGCCCGGACCCGGCGGCATCCGCCGTGGCCCGGACGGTCTGATGTACGTCAACTACGGGGTGAGCCCCACGAGTTCGGACGCCGGCATCATGCGCTTCGACCCGCGCGCCGCCGAGCCGCAGCCCGCCAAGGTCGTCGGCGGCCTGTCCGGCATCAACGGCCTGGCGATCGACGACGCCGGCAACTTCTACCTCGGCCGGGAATTCGCCAAGGGCGTCCTCAAGCTCCGCCCGGACGGCAGCAAGGACGAGGCGTGGACGGCGGCCGCCGACGTCTTCGGCACCAACGGCGTCGAGGTCGTCGGCGACCAGCTCTACGCGAGCGTCATCACCGACTTCGCCTCCCCGGTCGTCCGGATCCCGCTCGCCGACCCGGCCGCCCACACCACCGTCGCCGACCTCAGCCCGAACCCGCTCGCCATCAAGCTCCTCGACGACCTCACGTACGCCGACGACCGGATCGTCGTCACGTCCTTCCGCGACGGCGAACTGATCCGGGTCGACCCGGACACCGGCCGCTCCTGCGTCCTGGCGAGGGGCCTGCGTCTGCCCAGCAGCGTCCGCGTGGCACGGGGCTTCGGCGAACACAGCACGCAGCACGCGCCGTTCGTCACCGAAGCCTCCGGCCGGATCGTGAAGGTCACCCCGCGCTGA
- a CDS encoding PucR family transcriptional regulator, producing MHQEPAPLAPQPAPLAPAPDPAPRTPDPALTALRRRIGAIAAATAARCAEEIPAYRELPAQIREGDLVTNTAAVLDLFLTTVDEGRAPSEQELALPIAWGAERARDGVPLGALLKIYPLAAREAWLLARAEPDDRVEPDRLAAGMLDFLGEVVPRVAEAYLREREDLDWEQREQRQHLAGALLDGRPARRTAERYGRSLADRYDIVVFRLPALSSATAGTRAAADGLRAVRTELDRRPEVLATFKGDGGVLLVPVHDSPTDGAGRLLARIEAVADLRCTAAAALAESHDAIPAAQAEAAELLALAEDVRRPPGLYRLPDLALEYQLARPGPARAALAGTLAPLAAHPHLLDTLREFIAGGYQRAEAAAALTVHRNTLTYRLGRIQLLTGYDPTRPADARRLAAALTAYDIAHHGG from the coding sequence ATGCATCAAGAGCCCGCCCCGCTCGCCCCGCAGCCCGCCCCGCTCGCCCCGGCGCCGGATCCAGCTCCCAGGACGCCGGACCCGGCCCTGACCGCGCTGCGTCGCCGGATAGGCGCCATCGCCGCGGCCACCGCGGCCCGGTGCGCCGAGGAGATCCCCGCCTACCGGGAGCTGCCCGCGCAGATCCGCGAGGGCGACCTGGTGACCAACACCGCGGCCGTGCTCGACCTGTTCCTGACCACGGTCGACGAAGGGCGCGCTCCCAGCGAGCAGGAGCTCGCCCTGCCCATCGCCTGGGGCGCGGAGCGCGCCCGGGACGGCGTACCGCTGGGAGCTCTGCTGAAGATCTATCCGCTGGCCGCGCGCGAGGCCTGGCTGCTCGCGAGGGCCGAACCGGATGACCGGGTGGAGCCGGACCGCCTGGCCGCGGGCATGCTCGACTTCCTCGGCGAGGTCGTGCCGCGCGTCGCGGAGGCATACCTGCGCGAGCGCGAGGACCTCGACTGGGAGCAGCGCGAACAGCGCCAGCACCTGGCCGGCGCGCTGCTCGACGGGCGCCCGGCACGACGGACCGCCGAGCGCTACGGGCGAAGCCTGGCCGACCGCTACGACATCGTGGTGTTCCGGCTGCCCGCCCTCTCGTCGGCAACCGCCGGGACGCGCGCCGCCGCGGACGGCCTCCGTGCGGTACGTACCGAACTCGACCGGCGCCCCGAGGTGTTGGCGACCTTCAAGGGCGACGGCGGCGTCCTGCTCGTCCCGGTCCACGACTCGCCGACCGACGGGGCGGGCCGTCTGCTCGCCCGCATCGAGGCCGTCGCGGACCTGCGCTGCACGGCCGCCGCGGCCCTCGCCGAGAGTCACGACGCGATCCCGGCCGCCCAGGCGGAGGCCGCCGAGCTGCTCGCCCTGGCCGAGGACGTACGCCGCCCGCCGGGCCTGTACCGGCTGCCCGACCTGGCCCTGGAGTACCAGCTCGCCCGCCCGGGCCCGGCCCGCGCGGCCCTCGCCGGCACCCTCGCGCCGCTCGCCGCGCACCCTCATCTCCTCGACACACTGCGGGAGTTCATCGCCGGCGGCTATCAACGGGCCGAGGCGGCAGCGGCGCTCACGGTGCACCGCAATACGCTCACCTACCGCCTCGGCCGCATCCAGCTCCTCACCGGCTACGACCCCACCCGTCCGGCCGACGCCCGACGGCTGGCCGCCGCGCTGACCGCGTACGACATCGCGCACCACGGCGGGTGA
- a CDS encoding nuclear transport factor 2 family protein, with protein sequence MSKSPQEIFQKYVYAGSLTRNAAAVAECFTPDGVFEAPLVPVGAVFPRRMEGREEIRAALAAYYERQPPGGRMPNLEKTGYVLHTTSDPDVFIAEIDTVFDGDDGGPDETVSLVRIFRVRDGKIARLRDYFAPEQVG encoded by the coding sequence GTGTCCAAGAGCCCACAGGAGATCTTCCAGAAGTACGTGTACGCGGGTTCCCTGACCCGGAACGCCGCCGCCGTGGCCGAGTGCTTCACGCCGGACGGCGTCTTCGAGGCGCCGCTCGTCCCGGTCGGCGCCGTCTTTCCCAGGCGGATGGAGGGCCGCGAGGAGATCCGCGCGGCGCTGGCGGCGTACTACGAGCGCCAGCCGCCCGGCGGACGGATGCCGAACCTGGAGAAGACCGGGTACGTCCTGCACACCACCTCCGACCCCGACGTGTTCATCGCCGAGATCGACACTGTCTTCGACGGGGATGACGGCGGGCCGGACGAGACCGTTTCGCTCGTGCGGATCTTCCGCGTGCGCGACGGGAAGATCGCCCGGTTGCGCGACTATTTCGCGCCTGAGCAGGTGGGTTGA
- a CDS encoding C39 family peptidase produces MRIRSMAVAVALSATGLLVPVGMASAADAHPASVTRVATLPGASAPGVQVSRSDGQLHTAASRTQTARTLEIDYQVQETGYWCGPAATRIALSARIGPPSQADLAAQLGTTENGTDHISQVTSVLNANLGTGWYETKEMPNDPPTQEQKDLLWRDITLDINNNYPLVTNIVAPPGNQPPGYPPDQTIYHYFTVIGYDDANMSVLIADPASFSGNQIYWLSFDQLATLIPPKGYAA; encoded by the coding sequence ATGCGTATCAGATCCATGGCTGTGGCCGTGGCCTTGTCGGCCACCGGGCTGCTCGTCCCGGTCGGCATGGCGAGCGCGGCCGACGCGCACCCGGCGTCCGTCACCCGGGTCGCCACGCTGCCGGGCGCCTCGGCCCCCGGCGTACAAGTGAGCCGCAGCGACGGGCAGTTGCACACCGCTGCCTCGCGCACGCAGACCGCCCGGACGCTGGAGATCGACTACCAGGTCCAGGAGACGGGGTACTGGTGCGGCCCCGCCGCGACCCGGATAGCCCTGTCCGCCCGGATCGGACCGCCGAGCCAGGCCGATCTGGCGGCCCAGCTGGGCACCACGGAGAACGGAACCGACCACATCAGCCAGGTCACCTCCGTGCTCAACGCCAACCTGGGCACCGGCTGGTACGAGACCAAGGAGATGCCCAACGACCCGCCCACGCAGGAGCAGAAGGACCTGCTCTGGCGCGACATCACCCTGGACATCAACAACAACTACCCGCTCGTCACCAACATCGTGGCGCCGCCGGGCAACCAGCCGCCCGGCTATCCGCCGGACCAGACGATCTACCACTACTTCACCGTGATCGGCTACGACGACGCCAACATGAGCGTCCTGATAGCCGACCCGGCCTCCTTCTCCGGCAACCAGATCTACTGGCTCTCCTTCGACCAGCTGGCCACCCTCATCCCGCCCAAGGGGTACGCGGCCTGA
- a CDS encoding peptidoglycan-binding domain-containing protein, which translates to MAAAFLAAAGATAAPGAAQAAPPRAAAEADQQGHGLKWFQERHGLRPTGSVDASTARALQQASDAELRRTFRSAADLGPEELANARTVIGVGYGAQIPEQGIVIALMTAMQESKFVNYTVPVDHDSLGIFQQRPSTGWGTPEQITDVPTSSKSFYGVAPFGSNPGLIQLSGWESMPPGDVCQAVQVSAFPDAYAQWEQFARDLLAVEGPTVEPIP; encoded by the coding sequence ATGGCCGCGGCATTCCTCGCCGCCGCCGGAGCGACCGCCGCCCCCGGCGCCGCCCAGGCCGCTCCCCCACGGGCAGCCGCGGAAGCCGACCAGCAGGGCCACGGCCTGAAGTGGTTCCAGGAGCGGCACGGCCTGCGTCCGACCGGCTCGGTCGACGCGTCCACAGCCCGAGCCCTGCAGCAGGCGTCCGACGCCGAGCTGCGCCGCACCTTCCGCTCCGCCGCGGATCTCGGGCCCGAGGAACTCGCCAACGCCCGCACCGTCATCGGCGTCGGCTACGGCGCCCAGATCCCCGAACAGGGCATCGTCATCGCCCTGATGACCGCCATGCAGGAGTCGAAGTTCGTCAACTACACCGTGCCCGTCGACCATGACTCGCTCGGCATCTTCCAGCAGCGGCCGAGCACCGGCTGGGGCACTCCGGAGCAGATCACGGACGTGCCCACCTCGTCGAAGTCCTTCTACGGCGTCGCCCCCTTCGGCAGCAACCCCGGGCTGATCCAGTTATCCGGCTGGGAGTCGATGCCGCCGGGCGACGTGTGCCAGGCCGTACAGGTCTCCGCCTTCCCGGACGCGTACGCGCAGTGGGAGCAGTTCGCCCGCGACCTGCTCGCCGTCGAGGGGCCCACCGTCGAACCCATTCCCTAG
- a CDS encoding MarR family winged helix-turn-helix transcriptional regulator, whose product MNTDTHTADEELAAQPVAYWTDITHKEVIGFIRGQLAELGLSQPQYWLLRHLSAHDLSADGQGRTVDELAAALREYVQPGDEPVADAEVLLARGWLLRDDDGQLWITEAGEAARQRVKAAVPRIRADIHRGIDDADYATTVRVLRTMLANVRAEPIKA is encoded by the coding sequence ATGAACACGGACACGCACACTGCTGACGAGGAATTGGCCGCCCAGCCCGTCGCCTACTGGACCGACATCACGCACAAGGAAGTCATCGGGTTCATCCGCGGGCAGCTCGCGGAGCTCGGCCTCTCACAGCCGCAGTACTGGCTGCTGCGGCACCTGTCGGCACACGATCTCTCCGCCGACGGTCAGGGGCGGACCGTCGATGAACTGGCCGCCGCCCTGCGGGAGTACGTACAGCCCGGTGACGAACCCGTCGCGGACGCCGAGGTGCTCCTCGCTCGCGGGTGGCTGCTGCGGGACGACGACGGTCAGCTGTGGATCACCGAGGCCGGGGAGGCGGCACGGCAGCGGGTCAAGGCCGCGGTTCCCCGGATCCGGGCGGACATCCACCGGGGCATCGACGACGCGGATTACGCCACTACGGTCAGGGTGCTGCGCACGATGCTGGCGAACGTGCGGGCTGAGCCCATCAAGGCGTGA
- a CDS encoding tetratricopeptide repeat protein has translation MPSTERDLVQARRNVDELRRRARTDPDRHLPDLGHWLARLAARLVERPERHEELLDIRGECVGVCRRLAAEDPRQWRPDLALALYQHALALGVLGHRSRALPVAQESVDLLRDLVREEGDAHLPELALALTGLGDQLTELGRSDEGLELVREAVAVRRDLAARRPADADADAEAEAEPELASALVDLGIKLGELERKEEAVAVLGDALGRHRLLDPADPTGLWLALFTLARELTALGRADEARPLFDEAAAQYRELTDAYPDFTNYMAALMRRYNYTITGDGRFAQVDAYTESAIDPAVQGRIRQRSAQGVKLALAGDFGRAVEMARDAVDLCRQALFDGGARTGTMIELARCLHNLGLASAWGGRRTEALAATDEAVRLYRRTLSSAPDVVRPLLADSLDSLGTRLAAAGRQSEALTAAEESVALYRQLADADPATRRPLLARALNNLSIRLTDSDRHHQSLTATQEVVDIYRQLHRADPTRHLDGLIHGLSNLALRLARVGRDDEILTPTTEAVQHLEELPVLDHSSDIGALAESLAWLGHRLAGQGHRREGRRASRMANDLRRRAAAR, from the coding sequence ATGCCGAGCACCGAGCGGGATCTGGTGCAAGCGCGCCGGAACGTCGACGAGTTGCGACGGCGTGCCCGTACCGACCCTGACCGGCATCTCCCCGACCTCGGTCACTGGCTGGCGCGGCTTGCTGCACGGCTCGTCGAACGGCCCGAGCGGCACGAGGAGTTGCTCGACATCCGCGGGGAGTGCGTCGGCGTGTGCCGGCGGCTGGCCGCCGAGGACCCCCGCCAGTGGCGCCCCGACCTCGCGCTGGCGCTGTATCAGCATGCGCTGGCCCTGGGCGTCCTCGGGCACCGGAGCCGGGCGCTCCCCGTGGCTCAGGAATCTGTCGACCTGTTGCGTGACCTCGTACGAGAAGAGGGTGACGCCCATCTGCCGGAACTGGCGCTGGCGCTGACCGGCCTCGGCGATCAGCTGACCGAGCTGGGCAGGTCCGACGAGGGCCTGGAGCTAGTACGGGAAGCAGTCGCGGTGCGTCGCGACCTGGCAGCTCGACGGCCTGCGGATGCGGATGCGGATGCGGAGGCGGAGGCGGAACCCGAACTCGCCTCCGCTCTGGTGGATCTGGGTATCAAGCTGGGGGAGCTGGAGCGCAAGGAGGAGGCCGTGGCCGTCCTGGGTGACGCGCTCGGCCGCCATCGCCTGCTCGACCCAGCGGACCCCACCGGCTTGTGGCTGGCACTGTTCACTCTCGCCCGAGAGCTGACTGCCCTTGGCCGTGCCGACGAGGCGCGCCCTCTCTTTGATGAGGCCGCCGCCCAGTACCGCGAACTGACTGACGCCTACCCGGACTTCACGAACTACATGGCCGCGCTCATGCGCCGGTACAACTACACGATCACCGGGGACGGCCGATTCGCGCAGGTGGACGCGTATACGGAGAGCGCCATCGACCCTGCCGTGCAAGGCCGCATCCGGCAGCGCAGTGCGCAAGGCGTCAAGCTGGCCCTGGCCGGTGACTTCGGCCGGGCTGTCGAGATGGCGCGGGATGCGGTGGATCTGTGCCGCCAGGCACTCTTCGACGGCGGTGCCCGCACCGGCACGATGATCGAGCTGGCGCGCTGCCTGCACAACCTGGGACTCGCCTCGGCGTGGGGCGGTCGTCGCACGGAGGCGCTGGCCGCCACCGACGAGGCCGTGCGTCTGTACCGACGTACCCTCTCATCCGCTCCCGATGTCGTACGGCCCCTGCTCGCGGACTCGCTCGACAGCCTCGGCACGCGGCTCGCCGCGGCAGGCCGGCAGAGTGAGGCGCTCACGGCCGCCGAGGAGTCGGTCGCCTTGTACCGCCAACTCGCCGATGCCGACCCCGCCACCCGTCGGCCGTTGCTGGCTCGTGCCCTCAACAACTTGAGCATCCGGCTCACCGACAGCGATCGGCACCACCAGTCACTGACCGCAACGCAGGAAGTGGTGGACATTTACCGGCAGTTGCATCGGGCCGACCCCACCCGACACCTCGACGGCCTCATCCACGGTCTGTCCAACCTCGCCCTCAGGCTGGCCCGCGTAGGGCGCGACGACGAGATCCTCACCCCGACGACGGAGGCCGTACAGCACCTGGAGGAACTGCCCGTTCTTGATCACAGCAGTGACATCGGGGCCCTCGCGGAATCCTTGGCCTGGCTCGGCCACCGCCTCGCCGGGCAAGGGCACCGCAGGGAGGGGCGGAGAGCCTCACGGATGGCGAATGACCTGCGGCGCAGGGCCGCAGCGCGCTGA
- a CDS encoding ArsR/SmtB family transcription factor, with the protein MLRVHFTSEDLARVRVAPGPDFLWEVANSVQTLQRRDGDRVFGAWRSWARPRLSASCRLLSPLLPPHGYSPDFLTPTSGDRSTLQASVDTLLRTPRPRLRADLTLLAASRRLPGWAGSLAGGDGAALRELGRAVHTYHLEALAPFWGRIRAHIDADRMLRARALLDGGTEGLLSGLGPQIRWRPPVLEVSYPVGQELHLRGRGLTLQPSFFCWPTPFTLADEELPPVLGYPIEHAEGWAGPRTGGHSGAGADALGPLLGHTRAAVLRGACTGCSTVELARRLGVTHPAISQHLQVLRAAGLVTTVRRAGRSLHVATEAGRALIDSPEHAP; encoded by the coding sequence ATGCTGCGGGTGCACTTCACGTCCGAGGACCTGGCGCGGGTACGGGTCGCCCCCGGGCCGGACTTCCTGTGGGAGGTCGCCAACAGCGTGCAGACGCTGCAACGGCGCGACGGCGACCGGGTGTTCGGGGCCTGGCGCAGCTGGGCGCGGCCGCGGCTCTCGGCGAGCTGCCGACTGCTGTCCCCGCTGCTGCCGCCGCACGGCTATTCGCCGGACTTCCTCACACCCACCTCGGGCGACCGCAGCACGCTGCAGGCGTCGGTCGATACGTTGCTGCGTACGCCACGGCCCAGGCTGCGGGCCGATCTCACGCTCCTTGCCGCCTCGCGTCGGCTGCCGGGCTGGGCGGGTTCGCTGGCGGGCGGGGACGGGGCGGCACTGAGGGAGTTGGGGCGGGCGGTGCACACGTACCACCTGGAAGCGCTCGCGCCGTTCTGGGGGCGCATCCGCGCGCACATCGACGCCGACCGGATGCTGCGCGCCAGGGCCCTGCTCGACGGCGGGACCGAGGGGCTACTGTCCGGCCTCGGGCCGCAGATCCGTTGGCGGCCGCCCGTCCTGGAGGTCAGCTATCCGGTCGGCCAGGAACTGCATCTGCGGGGGCGGGGGCTGACGTTGCAGCCGTCGTTCTTCTGCTGGCCCACCCCCTTCACACTCGCCGACGAGGAGCTGCCGCCCGTCCTCGGATACCCCATCGAGCACGCCGAGGGCTGGGCCGGGCCGCGTACGGGTGGGCACTCGGGCGCGGGCGCGGACGCGTTGGGTCCGCTGCTCGGGCACACCCGTGCGGCCGTGCTGCGGGGTGCTTGCACCGGCTGTTCCACCGTCGAGCTGGCCCGCCGGCTCGGGGTCACGCATCCCGCGATAAGCCAGCACCTGCAGGTGCTGCGGGCCGCGGGGCTCGTCACGACCGTGCGCAGGGCGGGGCGTTCGCTGCATGTCGCCACGGAGGCGGGACGGGCACTGATCGACAGCCCGGAGCACGCACCGTAA
- a CDS encoding esterase/lipase family protein: MARTADSAPRTRRRTRSWLARTGLALTLALGAALPASAAQDGAAAAGGGGINDFSCKPSSAHPEPVVLLHGTFATWYEDINFLQADLAARGYCTFASTYGEYPEFPLVGGLKPVAESNVEIKEYVEKVRGATGAAKVAVVGHSEGGLQSLYLAKMQGIQPHIARVVAIAPPTHGTDAAGLVKLGDKLLGRGTLDKIAATLGFPVLSDEFPGGPAIKALNDGPVAQPGIAYTIITSRFDEIVTPTETSFVREPGVTNQYVQDFCPLDPVGHIGEAYDLNVWHLVRNALDPKNATRIKVCAVGSPG, from the coding sequence ATGGCGCGCACGGCCGATTCGGCTCCCAGGACCCGGCGCCGCACCCGTAGCTGGCTGGCTCGCACGGGCCTCGCGCTCACGCTCGCCCTCGGTGCGGCGCTGCCCGCCTCCGCGGCGCAGGACGGCGCCGCAGCTGCCGGCGGCGGAGGCATCAACGACTTCTCGTGCAAGCCGAGTTCGGCGCATCCGGAGCCGGTGGTGCTGCTCCACGGCACCTTCGCCACCTGGTACGAAGACATCAACTTCCTGCAGGCGGACCTGGCGGCCCGCGGCTACTGCACCTTCGCTTCGACCTATGGCGAGTATCCGGAGTTTCCGCTGGTGGGCGGGTTGAAGCCGGTGGCCGAGTCGAACGTCGAGATCAAGGAGTACGTGGAGAAGGTGCGGGGCGCGACGGGCGCGGCGAAGGTCGCCGTCGTCGGGCACTCCGAGGGCGGCCTGCAGTCGCTCTACCTCGCCAAGATGCAGGGCATACAGCCGCACATCGCACGGGTGGTGGCCATCGCCCCGCCCACCCACGGCACCGACGCGGCCGGCCTTGTCAAGCTCGGCGACAAGCTGCTCGGCCGGGGCACCCTCGACAAGATCGCGGCGACGCTCGGATTCCCGGTGCTGTCCGACGAGTTCCCGGGCGGACCCGCCATCAAGGCCCTCAACGACGGGCCCGTGGCCCAGCCCGGGATCGCGTACACCATCATCACCTCACGGTTCGACGAGATCGTCACGCCGACCGAGACGTCCTTCGTCCGGGAGCCGGGTGTCACCAATCAATACGTGCAGGACTTCTGCCCGTTGGATCCGGTGGGGCACATCGGCGAGGCGTACGACCTGAACGTCTGGCACCTGGTGCGCAACGCGCTCGACCCGAAGAACGCCACGCGCATCAAGGTCTGCGCGGTCGGTTCGCCCGGCTGA
- a CDS encoding CU044_2847 family protein translates to MSEPVEFTLSDGTTVLVSAPPRVGTSIVGLGGRPEGAGRTLRQVLAPITAAAADVIAEFREHTHRPEEVEVAFGVTLDTQLGAIITSVKTTAHLDVRLRWSSPPPAPDDAGTPSSGA, encoded by the coding sequence GTGTCCGAACCAGTCGAGTTCACCCTCTCCGACGGAACCACCGTCCTCGTCTCCGCACCCCCACGGGTGGGCACCTCGATCGTAGGTCTGGGCGGGCGCCCGGAAGGAGCAGGCCGGACCCTGCGCCAGGTACTCGCCCCGATCACCGCCGCGGCCGCCGACGTGATCGCCGAGTTCCGCGAGCACACCCACCGCCCCGAGGAGGTCGAAGTGGCCTTCGGCGTCACGCTCGACACGCAGTTGGGCGCGATCATCACGAGCGTAAAGACGACCGCCCACCTCGATGTACGCCTCCGCTGGAGCAGCCCGCCGCCCGCACCGGACGACGCGGGTACGCCGAGCTCTGGGGCCTGA